In Leucoraja erinacea ecotype New England chromosome 11, Leri_hhj_1, whole genome shotgun sequence, the following are encoded in one genomic region:
- the LOC129701357 gene encoding transcription factor ATOH1-like: MSRRPAQGLAQDSNEANTISPASAERLTKTNPRPWLPPAFQATCPSYHTCFPPGEKLAVLCHQDVCHGDLPSLISNAKLPIVAARKGNDLCNLKGQTGFPSQQVAKPPKHRRLAANARERRRMHGLNHAFDELRSVIPALDNDRKLSKYETLQMAQIYIAELAELLRNVSDGESSPRSHSSDWEEDQPQGPTCQDTQPLTCHHGAESRTG; encoded by the coding sequence ATGTCCCGCAGACCTGCACAGGGGCTGGCACAAGACTCCAATGAAGCCAACACAATTTCTCCAGCAAGCGCAGAGCGCCTTACCAAAACCAACCCCCGACCTTGGCTCCCACCCGCTTTCCAAGCAACCTGCCCATCCTATCACACCTGTTTTCCGCCCGGAGAAAAGCTCGCAGTCTTGTGTCATCAAGACGTTTGTCACGGAGATTTGCCCAGCTTAATTTCAAACGCGAAACTCCCCATCGTGGCGGCAAGGAAAGGTAACGATCTTTGCAATCTCAAAGGTCAGACAGGATTTCCAAGCCAACAGGTGGCCAAACCACCAAAGCACCGGCGACTTGCTGCAAATGCACGCGAAAGGAGGAGGATGCATGGTTTAAACCATGCTTTTGATGAATTGCGAAGCGTGATTCCAGCTCTGGATAACGACAGGAAACTGTCGAAGTACGAAACCCTGCAGATGGCACAAATCTATATCGCAGAGTTAGCCGAACTTTTGCGGAATGTCAGTGATGGGGAATCATCTCCTCGCTCGCATTCCAGTGACTGGGAGGAAGATCAGCCACAAGGTCCGACGTGCCAGGACACACAACCTCTCACATGTCATCATGGTGCGGAAAGCCGAACGGGCTAA